GCCGATTTTTGTTAATGAGAATAATTGGCCCTCTAGCATGACTGATGTGTAGTATCCCAATTATGTATAATTTATGATAATATAAGAACTTTTCTTCTGTCCAGTTTCCGTACTCCTTTACTGTCCTGATAATATGCAAGTTTTTGTATAATTACAGCTACGCTATTAAATAAGAACTGCATAGATTCACGAGAACATAAAAACTTTTCTTCTGTCCAGTTTCTGTACTCCTTTGCTACATGTTTTCAAAGAAAGTCGCGATAATTTGCAAGTTTTGAATAATTACAGCTACGCTAATTAATAAGAACTGCATAGATTCTTTCTCCTTTTCCGCTCTGTGATAAGTTAATATTTTCTCTTGTCTTCATGTAATGCTTCTGCTTGGTCTGTACACCCTCGGACCCTCTAAGCGAAAccattttaatataaaatatattacaGGTCATGAGTTACTTTACAGGTGCTCAGTGTGAGAAGGAGAAGCTACAGTATTTTATATCAGCGGAAGGCAGAGATGCTTTATATCAATATCGGAAAGAACAAAGATCTGTTTTAGAGGTATGTTCTGTCATGTAGAAGCAATTAAGATGTTATTCAAACTTAGAGACCACAGTTTTAGAAATCCTGTTTCCCGTATATTTATCTGGACATGTCTTATTGAATAGTGTATGTTCAGGTCAGTTATTTCCATGTTTATCAATAATGTTATTACTTTTATTGGAGCATATTATGGATGTTGATATTTGAAGTTAAAATCATTCTCAGAAATAGAATTTATAATCTTGGAATGGTAGGTATTAGAAGACTTCTCATCTGTACAAATACCATTTGAATGGTTGGTTCAGTTGGTTCCTCCATTAAAAACGAGGGCTTTCTCTATTTCTTCCtctcatctagttcatcccaaTCAAGTACATATGACAGTCAAAGTAGTTTCCTGGAGTACACCTTCCGCTAAGAAACGTGTTGGTCTCTGCTCATCGTGGCTTGCTGGACTTGATCCTCAACATAGTACACGTCCAATCTTAAACTTGCTGCTTGTGAAGCAATTATGTTTACCATGCACGTTGATTTTAATTTCTATGATTCTTGATCAATTTTGAACAGGATTACCAATCCCAGTGTGGATCAATAAAGGTTCTCTTCCCTCTCCAGATCCATCAACTCCCCTCATTCTCATTGGACCTGGAACTGGTTGTGCTCCTTTTCACGGATTTTTGGAGGAAAGGAAATTTCTAAGCAGCCTAGGTGCAACAACTGCTCCAGTTCTTTTCTTCTTTGGTTGCCGAAAAGAAGGGGAAGATTTTCTGTACAAAAACTTTTGGCTGTCTCTTTCAGAAAGTGGTGGAATACTTTCAGAAGATACGGGTGGAGGCTTTTATGTTGCCTTCTCCAGGGACCAGCACGAAAAGGTTTACGTCCAGCATAAAATGAAGGAACAGAGCGCAAGGGTCTGGAAGTTGCTTTGCGACAATGAAACTGCAGTATACATTGCAGGTTCTTCTGGAAAAATGCCATCTGATGTGTTCTTGGCCTTTGCGGATATTATGTGTAAGGAATCAAATATAACCAAAGAAAGCGCTATAGAGAAGCTAAAGCTATCGCAAAAGAACGGTAAGTATCATGTCGAAACCTGGTCCTAAGCTTTAAATTGGAGAATGCCAACCATTTACGTAGACCGTAGAAATTCTTAGCGTGTGCCCTTGAGCATACACTAGAAAAACCGATAGATCTGTTATAAGGCCAAGTTCTGTTACAAAGCACATGTCACATATGCCATTTTTTTTCTCCTTTCTATTTAATTCAGTGCACCTGTGACCCATTTTGTCTAGGCATATTTTTTCCTTTCCCACAACATCTTGATTTTGTTAAATTATACTCTTGATACAgtgaaaaagaagaagaaaacaaaagaaGTGGAATATATGTGTTTTATAGTGAAGAAGCAACAATAGATCAGTCCATGCTTTGTATTAATCTGTGTCCCCTGCATATAACATATATCATTTAAGTTTTCAAATCTAAGATCTTCTTTATTCAACTGATCAATTGTATTTCCTAAAAACAACCTTATTCAATGAATCATTAAGTGGCCAACAACTGCAGCACAACTCAGCTTTTCAAGATTTTAGACCAACATTCAACTCTTCTGGCTTAACCTGTATCATTGATACAGGCCCAAAGCTCATGAGTACTCTGACTTGCAATTATCTACATTTATTAGTAAACACTGACAATATCCATCACAATGATACTAAAAGTTAGAATTCAAATACTCAGTTCAACGCGTATATCATTTAAAATCCTGGTTCCGCAATCTCATATACTAAGCTCCTGCGATAACATTGAAAATATTTCTTCCGAGGAACGTACATCATTTGAAATCCTGATACCGCAATCTCATATACTACACTACTACGATAACATTGAAAAATATTTCTTCCGAGGAACATAGACTATAAAATGTAACAAATCCAACATGATTTTGGTATGTTGGCATAAATTTAATGAACAGTTTTCAATTTAAAATAATTGAGATAATATACAATGTACATCATAAACACCTGGCTCTACCATAGTCTGATTGAGTATATTAACAAAATTGGGGAGATAGTAGGGGCAACATTAATTGAGAGATACATTTCCCCTCACTACCTATCAAAATCAGTAGTAGAGCCATGACTACAACTTTATCACCAAAAGCTAATTTAAAGTAGTGGGGATCCAGATTTAAAAGATGATCCCATCCCATCCCTAACTAATAATCTAGTTTAAGTTGAAGATTTAAGTGAGGTAAACCTGAGACTGTATTACTGTTTTACCAATCTTGAACCCAGGAACCACCGTAAAAGCCACTCGAGGATCAGTATTTACCGTGCCAGCAGCAGACAAGAAAGCTTCTTCATTTATACATTCCATGAATACTTCAGAAAATCTACATTTTTTGTCAACTTGAAAGACCGAGGCCTCTGGCTCAAAAGAATAGGCCAGGCAATGTAGTATCCATACCTTCATCGCCATCTCGGAAAATAGAGAGAAGAAATCTGTGTCTGGGAAACCACCAGATGTCAatagttttctttggctcaagTTGCCAAATAGAGATGCTTCCATTTTAGGATGAACTAGTCCCATGTACTTGGTGCGGCAAAATTTTGCGAATGTGGAATCGGGTTTCCGGGTTAGATACTCCTTAGGCTTCTGAGATTTCATCATCATAAATCTTTCAAAGAACTGTCGTTGTTGTCTTTTCTTGTCGGACATGGATTGTTTTGAAATAGAGAAGTAAGGGTCATTAAAACCAGCAAACAGCTCTTTGCAAACAAATGACTCAAATGCAAAGCTCTTGTGGACATCACTGGAGTAAACAACACCTGGTTCAATTGAATTGGCAGCAGCATCTAGATCCCAACCAGCAGATTCCATCTCACTGATCATCAACCTTACGAAACTCCTAATAGCTTTAACAGTCTGCCGAAGTATTGTAATAAAATTGCTGGTGCTTAAGATTGAAAAGTGAAACTTCTTTGGGGGCGACAAATGCTCACTAGAATTCAATCTCTTTTCCAGTAACTTGTTCTCTCTTTTGGCTGTTTTTAACTTTTCTCTAGCGAAGGTTAGTTCAGACTGTTTTACCTCATGCTCAGAGTTTAAAGTCTTCTCCATTATCTTTAAAGTTTTAGTAACACTCTGCAGTTCCTTAATTTCGGCCAACAGCTGTGTAGTCCCTGGTGAAGACTCATCAACCTGTTTAGTGAAGTAACATTGCTTCAACTCGGATAAAATTTTCAGCTCTGAGACTACCATCTCATCAGCAGATTGAATAGTTTCACTATCATAGGGAGCCTCAGCAAACTGCATCTCAGCATAAGCTGCCTTAATAGAAGAAATACTAGAAAACAGTTTAGCAAGAAAAGCTTCAGTGACTTCTTTTCTTCTACGCTCCTCACCTTCATCAAATGACTTGCAACAACTAGTCATCTGTTCCTTAGCATTCTTCATCCCAGCCGGAGAAATCCCCGTTAAAGCTCGAATATGCATTACCTTGGCAAAAGTACGTGATAACCTACTCCTATTTGGGGTCACTACATCAATATTAACCGGATCCATCTGTACACGAAAATCACAAGATGATGATATCAATGATACTACAAACACCGAAACAAAGAGATAGAGCAATAACTTCCTATAATGACATGTAATACATTACAACCATGTCTAAAAAAACAAAAAGATTAACTTCAAGACCATGATAAGGAAGAAGAAATTGAGCTTGTTTCAACAAAAAGTAAAAAAGCAGTATACTGTAGCTCCTAGATTGAGGACACACTGAAATCTTTACTTTTGCCTCTGAGGTGACTGCAATGCTTTTATAGAAAGTAGATTTAAATTATTGGCAAAAAGGATAATAGAGTGAAAAAGAGAGGAGAACTTAAAAACTACAGAATGTTTGATGGAATAAAAAGCTCAATAGATTGGTCCAAAGTTCAGTCCCCCCCTTGTTATAAAGGCTGGTAAGCACTGTTGCAACCACATTCCAAGAGGTACTCTGTTTTTATTACAACCTGGTAGAATATTATGTCTTGTTTTATGACAGTTCCAACTTGAATGAAAATATCACAATCAATAACCTAGTGGCTAATATAGAATCATCCGTAATCTTGCCCTAGTGGCTAATATTTAATCATCCGTAATCTTGCGAAAAATCTTAGACATATGCTACTCGAACCACAACCTTTACCAAAACTCGTACAAAAAGATAATCTCGCATGTTTTTTATTCCTCGCTCCATTTTTTCAATATGTTCATCTTTCGGCACACCTTTTTAGTAATCGAACATAATGCATTTATTTTGTCGATCTCGTCTTTTTAGTAGATAACTTTGTGCATTTCACCAAAAATGATGCGGCATTTTCATTGTTCTCGATCTCATCTCATTATTCGATTTTCTAATTTATCTCGTCGATCTTCTCATAAATGATTTCGAGATTTTGTGCATTTTACGGAAAATGATAGTGGCACAATCTCTCCCTAGAGGCCACAAATTTTAGCAACAATAACTACAGGACTAACTGCTCCCATAACCACCTAAACTCGCAATAAATTAACTATTAACTACTCCCATAAATCTGCGGGTCCCTTGACAAGCACACGTGTAGCCACGTCAACCAAATTACAGCTGTATAAGCTcatgaaaataatgtaaaatttaaGAATCACACgcttaataattttaataataataattttatctGGGTACTAgacaaaaatttctaaaaaagcAGGCCTGGCCAGCTGTACATAGAGATTTGGGCCTGCCCTGAAAAGAACAATCCAACGGCTATAAATCATTTTCTAAAAGAGTTTCTCAGTAAGCCTGCAGGTCACGTGACTTACTACTATTACTACCCGTTTTAAGGTATTCGGATATTTgacccgacccgacccgacccgaaTATACCCGAACTCTAAAAAGGAGGCTACAGAACATATCTGACCCTATAAATCCTCTACATGCAGGTGCACTCTTCCTCTTATAGACTTGgattaaattaatttaaaaattagaaaataatcAAACGGTGCATTACAATTTACAACTAATAAAAACAATGTTAACGTTAAGACAAGAAAGCAGAAGGGAATTAAAAAAATGACAAAGACAAACATTAATCCTTGTTTAAACATAATTTAACATAGATTATGTTAATAAATCTCAAGTGCACAACAGCACAAGTTAAAGCATAACAGAAAGCTAAAACTTATAGGTATACGAAAATAAGAGCTTGTTTAGAGCAAGTACTAATGAGACATACCTTAGGTGAACAAGAAGCTTCAGTTGGAACCATGCATTTCTAGAAACACACACAAccgagagagagagggggggagagagatgtaagggagagagagagagaaagaacgAGAGAGAGATGtaagggagagagagagagagagagagagattttagggagagagagggagagagagagagagattttagggagagagagagagagagagagagagattttagggagagagagagagagagagattttgaGTGAACTAATTTTTTGCAAGAAGAGGGGGAGGGAATATAGAGCTAGAGGGAGGGGGAGGGAGTGAAAAGACAAAAAGAGGGTGGGAACAGTGACCAACAGGGAGATGCATAGGGATTATAAATGTGAAATGTGTTTGAGCGTTGGTATTCAAAGTCAATCTGGTGATTTTTGTTATTAACGCATGTTGTTCCATAGATTTTATGTTAAATTTACGATTGTACCAAGATGATAATGTCCTTTGTGTCTTGGCGCTCGAATTAAAGTGGCGAGGGTATAAAGGGGTTTTGGATAAAACCAGTTCACACGGGTGCTTGGAACGAGATAAACTCAGATTCGGTGCGTAAATATGTTTGTCAATCGTGAATCGTGTAACTAGGGCCGTAACTCAAGTCAGGTTCGAACTCGTTTAAGTGGGCTCGATTCGGCTCGACTCGTTAAATGAGTTGAGTTCGGATAGAAATTCCGGCTCGTTTAATTACTCGAGTCGGCTCGACTCGGTGTAATATAACAAATTTTAGAGTTTCGTGAACAAAGTTAGTGCCTCGATCAACAATTCGACTATGTgtgtaattatttattaaaaataaattataatttttttttatataccGAACTAAATTTGAAATTTGTATATTTAGTACTAAGTCTTAAGTTTTTAGCATTGTTTTGTtaatatttgtaaaaaaaattgcAGGAATGACCCTAATTATAGGCGTATGTGTAATTAACTAACGaaaaataaattttaaagttTTTGAAGTACTCAATTAAATCTGAACTAAATCTGAAGGCTAATTAGTTAGTCTTAAGTCTTTAACATAGTTTCGTTAATTGCTGTAAAAAAATTCGCAAGGGTGGCCCTAATCACATATGACCGCATAAATTTTCTTTTTTATAATCAGGTGTCAAGCTTACGAGCACGTAAATGACCTACTATACTCGAGAAGTCCcaaaaattttaatttcaagataAAGATACATTTAAATTTgcataatatatttatattaaattataataatcggaatatgatataatttgataTGGTTTTTTTTGGTTGGTTTGCTTATTTCCATTTATAATCGTCAAatctttttaatcaagtgatTAAGACCGTTATAATCAAATACTAAAAGAATATATACACTATTCCAGTTCCTAGGTTCGAACCCTGCCAACatcaaatatttaaattattatttatatactattAAAACTCTCAGGTTCGAACCCCACCagcaacaaatatttatattattatttataatataaataattcattcactgagaagttcaagattcaagattatcagttaACAAATAATTCATTCGCTAAATTAGCGGGGTCCATTTGATGTTGGCGGGGTTCGAACCTAAGTCTTTGACAAGATCAACTATACACAGTGGCGGACGCAGAAATATTTTTTAGGAGGGTCCAGAAATTTTATCGTGACAAACTTTTTAGtgtaaatttttttattttagtaaGATCTTGGAAAAGTTTTACAAAAATAATAGGGAAGATTGTAAGgttctaaaaataatatttatgcaTCTCCTGATTACCCTAATTTATATGTTTTGAAGGTTTATACTTGCAGTTCTGCAGTTACATAACAGTAGAAAAAAAATATGAGGAGAAAAATGTAATTGCACACATTTAGAACCAAAAAGTATGAGGTGGGATTCGAACTCTGGTCTCCAGGGACACATACCTTGCTAACAACCAGTCTTACTACAGCACTAATCAATGAATTAGACCTACTACTCTGATTATATTTGAGAATTTAGGGGGGGCCAGGGACCCCCCTGGACCCCCCTAGATCTGCCTCTGACTATACACTATGAAAAAAGAAAATGATCTTGTGCATAAGGATGACCAACCCCATGTATATTCAGATTCTAAAaaatggacctttcattcctatggAAATGGTTCCTAAAgttacagatggagacatggttatacCAGCACATTATGCACCCAAAGATCCTGCAAACTACACAGAgcctgaaaaagaaaaggtttCACTGGATAGCAGTTTACAACTCATGTTAATTGAGTCTCTTGATGATATAATGTACAaaaacattatcaactgtgattCTACTAAACAAATCTAATAATTTGTTATACCCAAATTACTCTTATTAAGTCTTTGGAAGTAGTAAAATTAATGAAACATAACAACTACTAAAGTGATGCTACGATGCTATGTAATCCCCTAAATCATAAATCCTGTTACTAGCAAAAATCATCCAAATGACATTGGCTGTCCTTAGCCTTCATACATATTTACTTCAAAATGCCATTACTTTTCACTTCGTTCAATTAAAtgtttgtattatattatatcaAACAAGTTCACAGTTTATCCAAGTAGACAACAGTACCAATTCACGTGACTATATTTGTAAAGGGAATGTCTTTTTGAGATAACGAACACGAACCTGTGTTATCTGTATTCTCTTCTTTACTAAAAAATTTTCAATCTTTCTCTGCGATCCCAATCCATTTTACTGAAAATGTATATGATTACAAGTTGGTCCTACAGGAGGACTAACCTTCTTCATCCATTCTTTCTCGATAAAGGTTAGTCTGATTTTTAATTTCAAATTCAAATACCAATCCTAATTAAGTAATCAAATTCAAATATCCTAGCAATTGATAACTTAGTTTTCACTCTTCATTCTTCACAGTTTCTGAAAAATGAAAGAGGTATCTTCATTGCTCTTTTAATTTGTGTTTCAGTCCAACTCCAGTCTATTTTCTCAGTCGAATTTATTTTGTCCTTTTAACTATGTTTCAGGCCAACTACAATCATTTGAAGTTGGTTAATGTTAGAtttatttgataatgtcatggctaatatgatttatgtttagttttcatatcttactttaacaggataaatcagtacttactggaagtcaggacttaaggatatcggtacttatattatcaggagataatcatcagaagatggatatcagaacttaagtgctgaaggacgttcagataaggatagtagctgattaaaggaaagaagatcgagataaacataagaagagatatgcatgaagaagaaattctatgaagaatagaatacttggaagaaaatatatctgattgatatattttaggaagcagaattatattccatatcaattagcggttatcttgtaactgtgtagtatataaacacagacatagggtttacactaaaagtgttatcatatttgaAGAGATTATTCATTGcaaccctaacagctctcgtgatatttattcatcactgagaggtaacagttcatactgtaacagagtttattgtttcaataaagtttgttttctgttacttgaaatattaaaagttcgatttgattgtattttacactgtattcaccccctctacagtgtgtgtgacttaacaagtggtatcagagcctttctgttaacacacatacagttaaagatccaaacacaatcatgtctgacacaaaaactccaactaagcctaccaaaactgaagaacctccaaagacacaaattcaaagtcggtatgaaaccatcaaagttcccatactgagaccatctgaatatgccatatggaaggtgaggatgaccatgtttttggaagctacaaatccagaatatcttgatagaatcaaggaagggcctcacaaaccaaccaagctcgcagttgcagttgcaggtgaagcagcaaagaccgtaccaaaggagaagagtgattatactgctgaagatatcgcatcaattgctaaggatgctaaggtacgacacttactgcatagtgccattgataatgtaatgtcgaacatggtaattaactgcaagactgctaaggagatatgggatgctctgaaaacaaggtgtcagggaactgatacaattaagaagaacaggaagacaatactcactcaagagtatgaacactttgactcaaaggctaatgagtcattgactgatttatatgatagatttgtcaaactcttgaatgatttatcattggttgataaggagtatgatcttgaagattcaaaccttaaattcctgttagctcttcctgaatgctgggatttgaaggcaacaacaataagagacaactataatcttgatgaaacaactcttgatgaaatttatggaatgctcaagactcatgaacttgagatggaacaaagaagcaagaggaaaggaggaaagtcaaggacagttgctcttaaggctgaagaagaatcccccaaagcagctacctcaaggaaagacaatggtaaagctcttttcataaagtctgatactgagtcatcaagttctgaaagtgataatgactcagattctgaaagcttgcctgagactgatgctgatgaggagatgatgaagctgtgtgctcttatggtgaaagggatcacaaagattgcatacaggaagttcaggaagggaaagaaattttccaggaaaggcacaagttctgataaaaagaatttcagaagatctgagggcagaggaggaaagtctgatagaggagattataacaatgtcaaatgctataactgtggtgagaaaggccacatatctcctgattgcaagaaagtgaaggtgacaaaggcaaggctcttgtcacaaagaagaaaagctggacatacacctcagactctgaaagtgaggataactatgctttgatggaaaatgctgataaagaaagtgctaagagcagttctgaagctgctgaaacaaaggtacctcagactacttatgcttttcatactgatgatattaatgagttgagaagatatcttaaaaccatgtttgttagttatagagatcaaactttaacatgtgaaagattaacttctgaaaatcttgcctttaagaaaagaaatgatttcttagaaaaagagttagttatgttccatcaaactcagaaggatagagatgatgctttttatgttaaggatgaagtgctaaaaatgaatgaatctctaaaaactgagttagaaaaggaaagagagattatcaggacttggactaactctggcagaacaactcaaaatttattaagtagtgaaaattggaaagagggcttaggttatggagaggataagaatgataaaggaactgtagaaattaagcctgttattaagcaaaagccaaagttaaaacctgttaagtttgtaactgtaaagtctgataatgataaatcagaagttagagagggattaacttctgacaaactaaaacaggaaaagacagctgaagtaaacataggcttaatgactaagaagcagcttaagcataagctgaaagatgttaagaatgcaaacaaggtaaaatctcctaggaaaaataggaatggaaaggaaggtgtgaataaaagcaatgattataaacctgttcctgatgctcctaggaaaacatgtcataactgtggaagttctaaccatctggcctctttttgcaggaagaataagaacgtaaactccttaccttcaaaatcaggagttaagagtttgtctgttaaatataaaccacaaaatccttgtttttattgtggtagtttatggcattccatttatacttgtaaggaatatcatagtttgtactatgattattatcaattaaaaccttctttgaagaaagtttccattgttccttctagtgtaaattctgattcaaagtctgatagtgtaagttctgataagaaaaatgttaacataaactctgatgctaaatctgctgcaaatgttaacaaacttgataaggccaaaggacACTACACCAAATATGGCCTATTGCAAGCACAAAATATAATTGTGTTGCAGAAAATGTTGCAGTTGAACAAATTTTTCAACTCTATTGCAATAATTTATAAAAGTGTTACATAAAATACGTAAGTGTTGCATGGTTAAGGTCCAATTTGAAAAAATTGTAAAACGTGCAACATATTTCAAGTAATGTTGCAATAATAGTAACGCTTTTGGTCAAATTGACCGAAAACACAGGCGGGAACACTGAAATTGGGGATGGCGGGAtaccaaaaattattttacaCTTTTATTTTGGCACCAAAAATTGAATACACTTTTATTTGGACAAAAATTCACCCCCAAATCTATTACATAGAAATTCACACCTCTCTCTCACCTCCCTcgcatctctctctctctgacCTCCCTCGAATCTCTCTCTCGCACACCTCTCTCACACCTCTCTCACATCTCTCCTTCACACACC
The sequence above is drawn from the Apium graveolens cultivar Ventura chromosome 2, ASM990537v1, whole genome shotgun sequence genome and encodes:
- the LOC141706540 gene encoding protein GRAVITROPIC IN THE LIGHT 1-like isoform X1; the protein is MVPTEASCSPKMDPVNIDVVTPNRSRLSRTFAKVMHIRALTGISPAGMKNAKEQMTSCCKSFDEGEERRRKEVTEAFLAKLFSSISSIKAAYAEMQFAEAPYDSETIQSADEMVVSELKILSELKQCYFTKQVDESSPGTTQLLAEIKELQSVTKTLKIMEKTLNSEHEVKQSELTFAREKLKTAKRENKLLEKRLNSSEHLSPPKKFHFSILSTSNFITILRQTVKAIRSFVRLMISEMESAGWDLDAAANSIEPGVVYSSDVHKSFAFESFVCKELFAGFNDPYFSISKQSMSDKKRQQRQFFERFMMMKSQKPKEYLTRKPDSTFAKFCRTKYMGLVHPKMEASLFGNLSQRKLLTSGGFPDTDFFSLFSEMAMKVWILHCLAYSFEPEASVFQVDKKCRFSEVFMECINEEAFLSAAGTVNTDPRVAFTVVPGFKIGKTVIQSQVYLT
- the LOC141706540 gene encoding protein GRAVITROPIC IN THE LIGHT 1-like isoform X2 codes for the protein MMDPVNIDVVTPNRSRLSRTFAKVMHIRALTGISPAGMKNAKEQMTSCCKSFDEGEERRRKEVTEAFLAKLFSSISSIKAAYAEMQFAEAPYDSETIQSADEMVVSELKILSELKQCYFTKQVDESSPGTTQLLAEIKELQSVTKTLKIMEKTLNSEHEVKQSELTFAREKLKTAKRENKLLEKRLNSSEHLSPPKKFHFSILSTSNFITILRQTVKAIRSFVRLMISEMESAGWDLDAAANSIEPGVVYSSDVHKSFAFESFVCKELFAGFNDPYFSISKQSMSDKKRQQRQFFERFMMMKSQKPKEYLTRKPDSTFAKFCRTKYMGLVHPKMEASLFGNLSQRKLLTSGGFPDTDFFSLFSEMAMKVWILHCLAYSFEPEASVFQVDKKCRFSEVFMECINEEAFLSAAGTVNTDPRVAFTVVPGFKIGKTVIQSQVYLT